DNA from Chroicocephalus ridibundus chromosome 23, bChrRid1.1, whole genome shotgun sequence:
GCGGTAAGAGCGGTGAAAACGTTAATGCGCCTCAGCTCTTGTTTTCGACGAAGGGAGACCGTGCCTTGCAAAAGAAGGGCTCGTCTTCTACCGCCACAAGATCGCACTGATCTTCTGGCACTATTTTTTGCCCTACGTACCCTGAAACTTCATTATCTGTCCAGTGAAGCAAAGTACACTTAACATGCCGCTCAGGCATTTTTTACAGgcaggttccccccccccgcagcgctcCAGGCAGCACTTTCcatgggagcaggaggggaccCGGAGGGTTCCatgtcccagctgctcccccctCGTATTTCACGTTAACGGGAGTCTATAAAACACGAGGCTCTCTCACGGGCGCAGACCCAGGAGCCAGCCACCTCAAACAGATCCTGTTTTCAGGGGGGATTTACCAGCCCTGCAAATGTTGAGCAAACAGCGGCCGATGCGTAATTCTCACAAATTCGGCAAGGCTTCAGCAAATTGAGAGGCTTTTAAGTCTTTCTGGCAGAAGGGGAATCACGGGGTTTTGCAAAGTAGTTGTTTATACGCTACAGCACGAAACAGCTAGCACATACAAAAGAAATTCAGACAAGCTTGTAAAAAGTAACCCGCACAATGACAGCGATGCGGAACTGCCGGAAAAACTGGCAGGCACGTGCAGGGAGGGCTTGTGCTGGTAAAAACAGCGCGGAGCCAACTCCCGGCAGCCGCGGGGAAAGCCGGTCCTGGGCGGGATGTGGGGAGCGCAGGGCATCGGCTGCGCCAGGGGATGCCCAGCGCTGAGGGACAAGTCCCCAGGGCCCAGGTGGTCAAACACGGACATGCTGCCACCCCCTCTCCTGAAGGTGAAAGGCTGGCAAGCCCCGGAGGGCTGGGAGCTCAGGAGAGCCTGGATGGGGCCGGGATTCCCCGTGTCGTTctgggggccaggcagcagccggccccgctccgcgcatTGCCCGGGGAGCAGCAGCGCAGGATGAATCCTGTTCTCCCGACACAAACGCCTGGCACGTGGGCTTCAGGAGCTCCTGCCTCTCCCGCGGCTCCCGCTGGCCACAGGAGGGGGGTTACAGACACCTCCCCCCACTCTGTCCCAAGGAACAGGGGTTTTCAAGGGAATGTGGAAGGGCAAGAAACTGGGCGATGTTACTTTGGATCTGCTCATCCCTGGGGTCAGAGATCACCTCCGCGGCTCTCCGGTCAATAAGGGAAACCCCCTGGGGCCGTCGGTCAAACCGGCATGGGGACAGAGGCTGCTCCAGGACTTCTTCACCAGGGGTGAGTAACAGGGGTCACCACCACAACCAGTAAACACGCAGCCGATCTTCCAAACAGCGCCTCTGCAGCATCCGGACGCTTTTAAGCCACTAACCAAAATACACTTATCTCTGGCTCCCTGGACGCGAGTGACTTTTGAACCCACCGCCGTTCTGGGCCAGATTTAGCTGTGCTCGCTCACACCAGATTTCTAAGCCCAGCGGGATGCTCCAGTGGCCAGAGCTGCCCCGCGCAGGTAGCCACGGCCTGCCCGCGTCCTCAGTGAGACGGAGGCACAGAATCACCCGATCTCCCGTCGGAAGGGACCCACGGGGATCACCgagcccagctgcctgctcctggcagggctgccccacaccaAGCCCAAGCTGCGTGACTAAGAGCGagtcctcccagccccagggcttgGCATCGGCCAAGGGTGGGGTGGAGAGCACAAATGCTTGCGGAGCAGAGGAACCGTGCCGGTGAGACGGAAATTAAAGCAAAAGGATGCTCGAGGCAGGAGCGGGGCAACAAGCTGCCGGGTGCCGTTGCTGCAGCACAGCGTGCGCGGAGAGGTGTCACCTCTGCCCCGCGGAGAGCATGGCCATGGGCAGCTCTGGGGTGTGACACCCGGGGACGCCACCTCAGAGGCCATTATGGATCAGCTGCCTTTGGTCAACCACTTGCCAATCAGAAAACACAGCGTTGTGAGCGCTAAACGTGACCTGTgtcacctgggagcagcaggaagcATCCCATGCCCAGACCGGAGCTGGTTCTGCGGCGTCGCAGTGCTTCTGTCTGACCCAGCCGCAGAAAGTGCTCGTCTGCGAGTACGGGCTCGCAGCTAACGCCTCTCGCTAGTATTGCAATCACTCTCACCTGGAATTTTAACTGTTTATTGTATTATATATCCTATATTCGGAATGCAGAGCTTTTCCATGTGCAGCAAAAGGCCAGGAGCGGAGTTTGAGCTGTACTTGCTCAAAGCCCCACAGCGACGCTTGAAGTTGTGTGAAGCCACTTCTGCACAGGGGCAAAGAAAAACCGTCCCCATGgaggaaacacagaaaactttTCGCCTTGGCTGCTCGGCAGAGGAAAGTTGGCAACTCAACTGTTAAACTCGCCTCGGAGTATGCAGTGTTGACATCAGCGTGATCTCATCACTGTAACTTGAGCCCTCCGGCTTTTTCTCCAGACTGCCTTTAAATACCAGCCCCGCAGCCGGCAGCACCCATCCCTCTGACTGCACCCGAGGGCGCACCCGGCAGCACCCCACGTAgatgaaagcaaagagaagccACAAAACTCCAGCCATGTCCACGTCCCTGCGAGTGAGCCCCTCGGTCCACGGCTACCGCTTCGACACAGCCCTGCGCAAGAAAGCCGTGGCCAACATCTTCGAAAGCATCAACGAGGAGTCCCTACAGAAACTCTTCAAAAACTCCGGGGACAAGAAGGCAGAGGAAAGAGCCAAGATAATCCTCGCCACCGACCAGGACCTGGAGGAGAAAACGAGAGCGCTAATGGCACTAAAGCAGAGGCGAAAAGACAAGCTGCTGCAGTTCCTGACATTTCGGAAATACTCCATTAAAGTGCACTGAGGtggcgaaggcagcaggaatggaGGAGAGCATTTCGGGACGGGACTCTTTGTGACCTCCTACCACACGCGGCTCCGCTGCCCCGCGAGTCCCTGGTGGGACATGGGGGACCTGACAGAGCCCCGCGGCGCCGCGGCCCCTCTGCGCACGCATTGAACCACTGCCACGACGGCAGCATCGGTGCAGACGGCAGCATCGGCACCGACGGCAGCATCGGCATCGGCACCGACGGCGGCATGGGCAGCATGGGCGTCGTGGCAGCCAGAGGCTCCCAGAGGGGGGGCAGCCGGGCTCCCTGGGGGCCGTAGGACCAAGCCATGGGGGGACCCCGCGCCTGGGCACGGCTCGAGACCTTCTGACGGGCTCGGTGTTTACTGACTTCACCTGTGCTTTGCCTTTGCCAACTTAAAGCCCTGGCCCTCGCCGAGcccccggcggggagggaggtTCTATGGACCGACCAGCTCCTGAGCAGGGATCTCTTTGCGTTTGTTAAAACGCACTCGGTGCACCGCACGGGTGCAGCAAATCCAGCCTGCAGGGAACGCAGTCGCTCTAGAGACACACCACGCAACTGTACCTTTTCTTTCTCGAGCTGTGTGTGCAGCAGAAATTGTTTGCACAGAAGCAATAATAATGACATATTTCCCTGAATTTACTGTGAAGCTCCTTAATATTTTGCTCACTTCCCATTAACACGAAAAATCTAAATATCGTAACTACAGTTCTTATTTGTATAGATTACAATAGCTTTTTGACGAGTATTTCATGGTAATATTTGATGACAATGTTATTATTATATCGACTATAATTTATTGCATATGGTGATCTGAAATTTAATAAATTATGAAGTAAATATAATTTCTCTTGTCTGAAATGCTCAGTTCTCCTGGAGGAGTGGGGTTACGCTTTTCTGGCCGTTTCGTAGAGATTCTGTTTTAAGAGCCGGCTGCCCGCACCCCTCCGGAATTCCCCAGGGCCCTTTGGCAGCCCGTCCCCTgcagccgccccccagcccccccatccGGCCCAGCAGCACTAGTCTGACCCACGACTCCTCAACTGTTAGTTTCCCCTATGCGATAAAATAGAATTACATCTTTTGCAATAGCGTAACAGAAAAACGGGTTTAGAAGGCAGCGAGCAGTGCGGTTCCTCGGGCTCTCGGGTTCCTGCAAAGCTCGGACTTGGCCCCCCCcttctgaagaaacagaagtgagTTATGAACGCTTTGGCAGCAGAATTTGACTCGGTTTTTCTGCAGGTTATGCCATACCATCATGATAGACTgttgaaaatacttaaaaatagcCAAGACTAGTTATTTATAAGTATGTCCTCTAATAACCtgctcatttagaaaaaaaacattcccatGACTCTGCTTAGAGCAACAAAGATAAAACAATTCCGAAGAATGACAGACCAGCTACAGTTGTTTTGCCTACAGTAAAAACTCCAAATTGCCTATAAGGCAGGGAGACTAGAAATAATCCTCTAAATCACTTAATAGAATGGATAATTGTAATTATTTACAGCGTGGTGAAGCATATCCAAGCATCCCCCAAGAGCAGCAGGTTGGGGAACGCAATGCCCAGCGTGCGGagcacccccggctccccccagcgTCCCCGGGCACAGCACCGGCCTCCCCGGAGCAGGAGGCGGGAGAAGCGCCTGCGGGCGGGGGGTGAGGCTGGGGCACCTCGGGGCACCCCCGCCCTGGGCTCCCGTCGCCCCCACGCTCGGCGTTGGCCacagagaccccgctggggcaGGTTTCCTGGTGCTCCCTCTCTtgggaaggctggagggagcGGGGGTCACGCCTGGTTCGGGATGGACCTTTCCGAAAGGACCCCCGAAGGCTGCTCAGAAACTGCCCTCCCTCGGAAAAATCCGCCTCAGCCTGGGGTTCGCTCCAGAGGCAGGCGCCAGTTTTCCGGCATCCGACCTGTCCCAGCGCGGTGCCCCCGCGCTCGGCTCCAGCTGCTTCGCGCGCTCATGACACATCCCCACAAAACCACCCGTAGGGACACAAAGTGCCTCAAACGGGCTGTTTCCAAAAAAGGCCAAACGGGGATGTTGAGCAGCCCCGGATGCTTCCGCGCGGCCCCCCCACTGCCTCCACCCGCCGCTCCAGGCTTTGGGATGCAGCTTCTGCCCCCGCTCCGGTAGGTTTTCCCATCACAGCCATTTCTCTGATGGGAAACACGCAGAACAGAAACCAGCCGCCACCAAACCCACCCGGGGTGTGTGACGCGAGGGGACAACGCTGCTGCACGAGGGTGCTCTCAGGACCCCCCCATCCAGAACCTGCCCACCACAAGGCACAGGTCTGCGAGGGGGGGACAGTCCCGTCCAGGGGCTGCAGCCGCCCGATTCCCCTGGACGGAGACATCCCCGTGCCTGGCCCATGTGGGACACCAGCACCTCGACTGGGCTACGGTCCCTATGGCCACCACTAGCCCAGGGCTGCCAGCAATGAGGGGAGCTCGGTGCACCGTCTGCCGCCCTCTTCCCCTGCAGAAAGCGGGGGTGACGGCAGCCGGGATTGCGGCAGACTGAAACACCGACCGAGGCGGCTGCTGCCGGCACGTCCTACATTGCCCAGACATTCCTGCTCACAAACATTTGCATAACATGATTGATACGATCGTGTGACTTAGGGATTTTGTAGTCCCTCTTGTCTCATTATGTTTAAATTATTGGCCCAAGTGGCATCCCTGATAAATAAAGGCAACTTACAAAAAAGTTATGTGTTGGatttttacagtggaaaaaggcaattttcctCTGTTGAAACCTGTATGCCATtttggcagggctgtggtgaACGGCAGCACGTCTCACCACGGGCACGGGATAAATTGCAATTAATTATAATGAGAGTCCGAGGTACAAATGTCCACCCATCACACGGCCCTCGCGCTCCTGGCGCTGCCCTCGCTGCTGCTCCGCGGAGCTCGGGGCACCCGGCGACGGGGGGGCTCGGCCGAGCGGGGCGCGGTGGGTGCCGCAGCAGCCGAGGTGCCGGAGGGCAGGACACCGCTTTGTGCCGGGCCCTTCCTGAGCGCCCGGTGCCGCAGACGTGGTGTCTGCCGGCGCGCGCGCCGCGATGAGGGAGGGCCCGGCAGCGCTGCCGCCAGACGCGGGGCCCATTGTCAGCCTCCCCACGCAACAAACAGAGGAAAAGGCTGTTCAAGGTATTTCCTCCCTGCAGGAGCCGGGCGTTTCCATTAATTCTTCTCCATGAGTCAAACTGGCTGTACTGGGTGTCCCTCTGTCCCGGCATCCTGGGGAACATGCGTCTGAACAGCTAATTTTATCTGGCTTTTCTAACGCTCTGCCATGGACGGGAGGAGAGCGGAGGgggtggctctgcagcccccagctccagcagccgaGCCCAGGAGCGTGCCGGGGTCTCCCcgctgcaggcagctggggagaagCCATGGAAAACCGggacagaaaagaagcagaagtgtttttcaCACAAGCTCTGGTTCGACAGACCCCCAGCTCGCAGGGTGCCAGAAACAGCCCAGAGCAAAGGGGGGTCGGCTACGGCAGAGAGCGCAGAGGCCCCGCGATCTGCCCCCCCATCAAACAGCCATCCCCATCTCCGAAAAATTAGTCTTGCCCCCATCCTGACGGGAAGCTGGGGTTGGAACAAGTCAACAGAGCAGCTCCGCCTGCCCGCTGCGCTCAGCAGCCGGGGACGTTCCCCAGGCTCTGAACACCCAGTTCTGTGACCTTCGAATTTCAGGTGAAACCAAACACCCACAACACGAGCAGAGTCCACAGCggagccgcgccagcccgcacagtgttttgggggggggacagggtgccCTGGTCAACGGCAACACCTCCCGGGCAAGTTTCCCTTCCACGCCATTGAGCAATGGGGCAAGTTAAAAATTGACTGTGGAGCTGAACGGCACATCTGTTTTGCCCGGAGGTACAGACTCTCCTTGGCGAGCAGGAGGCCCAGCACCCTGGGTGCCCCCGGGCAAGCTGGCGCTCTCGGGCAAGCGCCTGAGCACGAGGTGTCCACTGGCCCAGGGCAAGGCAaagccaccccctccccgggctgcccACCCGCCCCGGGACGGCACAAGGGGAGAAatggggggctggcagcagctccgcTGGGAGCGACAGGcggtgagcaggaggaaaaaagactttTGTGCTTGAACAGAAAAATTCCAGTgggaagcagggctggctggggccagacCCAGCCGGCTTCAGCACAGGGAGCGCAGGGGAACCCCCCTCCCGTGGGATCCTGGAacggggatgggatggaggtggcCCAGCCTTGCCCACGGGCAGACGGACCCGTCCAGCCTCCCCGGGCGAGGAGGAGGGCGAGCACCGAGCACCGCGGTGCCCAGGGGGGTCAAACCCCGCTTGGCACGGAGCGGGACCACGGGCACGGACGAAGCGTATTTCATCTGGGGCTGCAAAAGGAAAACCTCTGCTATAAAGCACGTTAAATGTGAGTGAAGAGCTATAAAGCGGTGAGATTTATCGCTGGGTTAGGATGGTTTTCACAGAAAAGAGCTGGTCTGGGGTTTCAAAGCACGAACGCCTCACATGCAGCAAAATGATGCTACGGTGTCACTTTGAAGTGATAGATAAGGCTATTTATGAGACGAAAAGCCTCCGAAACACTGTAGCCAACAGGAGATGGCACAGTTGCCATATAtctttgctaaaaaataaaagttagacTATGCCCGCATGTTAATACACAGCCCTGAAAAAACCCCCCGTTTCCATTGAGCTGTTCACCGAATTGGCGCACGTGGCCCGGCACGACGGTGCTCCCTGCTTTGGTAAGCAGCGAAGTCATCCCCATCCAACCTTAAGCACTTCAGAAGCCACCGCTAACAAGAGATGTCAGGGCACCGAGCCGTTTCCAAAGCATCAAAACCTAAATGCCATCTTGTACGGGATTAATCGCTCCGCGATAAGCTGCACCTCTGCTCTGCACGGGGGGCTCAcgggggctctgcaggagggcagagagggctcGGAGCCGGGAGGGCTGGCACAGAGGCGGGTCCCTCACAAGCCAAGGGGTTTTTATGGTGCACGGCTCccggcgggcaggggaggggtcCGGGCAGTGAATCAGAGCTGTGCCAGCGAGTCGTCACCTCCTGGACTCCGGCTCCTCCGCGCCCACGCACTGGGAGCATCATCGTGCGAGTGGAGGCTCTGGCAGCATCCTCCTCCGTGGAAAACCCGCTTCCTCTGAATGACTGAGCTCGGCTCCGGGCCGGGGGGGCCTGACTCACACGAAAGCCACTGAGTTGCAAAACACCCGGGTGGGAAGAGCGTGGAGCAGCTCTGGCACTGCACGGCAGGTCCTGCCGAGCcccgcctgcctcctgcctgctccgAGCCGGGGTCTGCCTCGGCCATGGCCCCTCTGGGGAAGATGCTCCCCACGGTCGCAAGAAACTACGTGAAACCTCGGAAGAGGCTGAGGGTGCAGCAGTGAAGCTTTTCAGGGGGAATGCGGAAGGTCCCCGTGCCTGCACACCCCAAGGCAGAGCTGGTCTAGGAGCTGCCCCAAGGGCGGGGGTCCGGTGGTGCTGGGGGTCCctcggctgcccca
Protein-coding regions in this window:
- the TCIM gene encoding transcriptional and immune response regulator; the encoded protein is MKAKRSHKTPAMSTSLRVSPSVHGYRFDTALRKKAVANIFESINEESLQKLFKNSGDKKAEERAKIILATDQDLEEKTRALMALKQRRKDKLLQFLTFRKYSIKVH